In Asanoa sp. WMMD1127, one genomic interval encodes:
- the murG gene encoding undecaprenyldiphospho-muramoylpentapeptide beta-N-acetylglucosaminyltransferase, translating into MGPLRSVVLAGGGTGGHIYPLLAFADCLRRHDPSVRITCLGTPKGLENELIPPQGYDLRQIPAFQLPRSINMALLRTPDRMVTSTRAAGKVLDEVRADVVVGFGGYVSVPGYLAAWRRETPIVVHEVNVPPGVANRMGMRFTKYVAVGFPHQPRQADSLKDARVVGVPLRSSIAHLDRRAASAAARARFGLRPDLPVLFVSGGSQGARSINLAVAGAAKELSRAGVQVLHVIGARNEPVSVPNDLPVPYVTVPYLSEMELGYAAADLMLSRGGAMTVAEVSAIGLPTIFVPYPYSNQEQSRNAQPVVDAGGGLLVDDGEMTPAWVERTVIPLLRDPHRLAQMGHAAAAYGRRDGDEALLDFVYEAATHG; encoded by the coding sequence ATGGGTCCGCTGCGGTCGGTCGTGCTGGCTGGTGGAGGGACGGGTGGGCACATCTACCCGTTGCTCGCCTTCGCCGACTGCCTGCGCCGCCACGATCCATCGGTCCGGATCACCTGCCTCGGCACCCCCAAGGGCCTGGAGAACGAGCTCATCCCGCCGCAGGGCTACGACCTGCGGCAGATCCCGGCCTTCCAGCTGCCCCGGTCGATCAACATGGCGCTGCTGCGCACGCCGGACCGGATGGTGACCTCGACCCGCGCGGCCGGCAAGGTCCTCGACGAGGTCCGTGCCGACGTGGTGGTGGGCTTCGGCGGCTACGTGTCGGTGCCCGGCTACCTGGCGGCGTGGCGGCGCGAGACGCCGATCGTGGTCCACGAGGTCAACGTGCCGCCGGGCGTGGCCAACCGGATGGGCATGCGCTTCACCAAATACGTGGCGGTCGGCTTCCCGCACCAGCCGCGGCAGGCCGACTCGCTCAAGGACGCCCGGGTGGTCGGCGTGCCGCTGCGGTCCTCGATCGCCCACCTCGACCGGCGGGCCGCCTCGGCCGCCGCCCGGGCCCGCTTCGGCCTGCGCCCCGACCTGCCCGTGCTGTTCGTCTCCGGCGGCTCGCAGGGCGCCCGCTCGATCAACCTGGCCGTGGCCGGCGCCGCCAAGGAGCTGTCCCGGGCCGGCGTGCAGGTGCTGCACGTGATCGGCGCCCGCAACGAGCCGGTCTCGGTGCCCAACGACCTGCCGGTGCCCTACGTGACCGTGCCCTACCTGAGCGAGATGGAGCTCGGCTACGCGGCCGCCGACCTGATGCTGAGCCGGGGCGGCGCGATGACGGTCGCCGAGGTGTCCGCGATCGGCCTGCCGACGATCTTCGTCCCGTACCCGTACAGCAACCAGGAGCAGAGCCGCAACGCCCAGCCGGTGGTCGACGCCGGCGGCGGGCTCCTGGTCGACGACGGCGAGATGACGCCCGCCTGGGTCGAGCGCACGGTGATCCCGTTGCTGCGCGACCCGCACCGGCTGGCCCAGATGGGGCACGCGGCCGCCGCCTACGGCCGGCGCGACGGTGACGAGGCGTTGCTCGACTTCGTTTACGAAGCGGCTACCCACGGCTGA
- the ftsZ gene encoding cell division protein FtsZ, which yields MTPPHNYLAVIKVVGIGGGGVNAVNRMIEVGLKGVEFIAINTDAQALLMSDADVKLDVGRELTRGLGAGANPDVGKSAAEDHRDEIEEVLKGADMVFVTCGEGGGTGTGGAPVVANIARKLGALTIGVVTRPFSFEGKRRQVQAEAGIDELRNQCDTLIVIPNDRLLALGDRGISMMDAFRQADQVLLSGVQGITDLITTPGLINLDFADVKSVMSGAGSALMGIGSARGDNRAVEAAEAAISSPLLEQSMDGARGVLLSIAGGSDLGLFEINDAAQLVTDAAHPDANIIFGAVIDDALGDEVRVTVIAAGFDGGTPAYKPAEPVRKAVQPQPVSPAPVETTPPPVAPPQPARRVLFDDVDVPDFLKNGS from the coding sequence ATGACACCTCCGCACAACTACCTGGCGGTCATCAAGGTCGTCGGCATCGGTGGCGGTGGCGTCAACGCCGTCAACCGGATGATCGAGGTCGGCCTCAAGGGCGTCGAGTTCATCGCCATCAACACCGACGCCCAGGCGCTGCTGATGAGCGACGCCGACGTCAAGCTCGACGTGGGTCGCGAGCTGACCCGCGGGCTCGGCGCCGGCGCCAACCCCGACGTCGGCAAGAGCGCCGCCGAGGACCACCGCGACGAGATCGAAGAGGTGCTCAAGGGCGCCGACATGGTCTTCGTGACGTGCGGCGAGGGCGGCGGCACGGGCACCGGCGGCGCGCCGGTGGTCGCCAACATCGCCCGCAAGCTCGGCGCGCTGACCATCGGCGTGGTCACCCGGCCGTTCTCGTTCGAGGGCAAGCGGCGCCAGGTGCAGGCCGAGGCCGGCATCGACGAGCTGCGCAACCAGTGCGACACCCTGATCGTGATCCCCAACGACCGGCTCCTGGCGCTCGGCGACCGCGGCATCAGCATGATGGACGCGTTCCGCCAGGCCGACCAGGTGCTGCTCTCCGGTGTCCAGGGCATCACCGACCTGATCACCACGCCGGGTCTGATCAACCTCGACTTCGCCGACGTCAAGAGCGTGATGAGCGGCGCCGGCAGCGCGCTGATGGGCATCGGCAGCGCCCGCGGCGACAACCGCGCGGTGGAGGCGGCCGAGGCGGCGATCTCCAGTCCGCTGCTCGAGCAGAGCATGGACGGCGCGCGCGGCGTGCTGCTCTCCATCGCCGGCGGCTCCGACCTCGGCCTGTTCGAGATCAACGACGCGGCCCAGCTGGTCACCGACGCGGCCCACCCCGACGCCAACATCATCTTCGGCGCGGTCATCGACGACGCGCTCGGCGACGAGGTGCGGGTCACCGTCATCGCGGCCGGGTTCGACGGCGGCACGCCCGCCTACAAGCCCGCCGAGCCGGTGCGCAAGGCGGTCCAGCCGCAGCCGGTCTCCCCGGCGCCGGTCGAGACCACCCCGCCGCCCGTGGCGCCGCCCCAGCCGGCCCGCCGCGTGCTGTTCGACGACGTCGATGTGCCCGACTTCCTGAAGAACGGCTCCTAG
- a CDS encoding putative peptidoglycan glycosyltransferase FtsW: MGEEAKPGSVAAQTRRSLFDGGVAALRGLLGRPLASYYLLISSAGLLLLIGLTMVFSATGPRDIAADGDPFSAVTKQAIFAVIGVLAFWVCQRLPARTFRALARPVLGFAIALLLFLNGLNALAAVRDVKVVRLGPIQSDLLWLHIGSVQVQPSEFVKIGLILWAADVISRKGPALSYWRELAMPLFPVVALLFVLVGYNDLGTMLILLAIMVGMLWAAGVRMRVFAGLSAVGLVGIGGLIAAASRGGGSDGEDGGNYRFTRLLTWYNPPENCASNDCYQGIQARNAIDNGGWFGVGLGEGRLKWNWLPAADNDFIFAVIAEELGVIGCAVVLALFGVLAYTGLRIARRIDDPFRRLVAAALTTWLVAQALINIGGVVGLIPITGLPLPFISDGGSALVVTLAGVGMLASFARAEPDAARALHARPPARWVRLLWAPLPPLPQAPKASRPTAPAAGRAARDRAGVGGERRR, encoded by the coding sequence GTGGGGGAGGAAGCGAAACCGGGTTCGGTGGCCGCGCAGACCCGCCGCTCGCTGTTCGACGGCGGCGTGGCGGCGCTGCGCGGGCTGCTCGGCCGTCCGCTGGCGTCCTACTACCTGCTGATCTCCAGCGCGGGCCTGCTGCTGCTGATCGGCCTCACCATGGTCTTCTCGGCGACCGGTCCGCGCGACATCGCCGCCGACGGTGACCCCTTCTCGGCCGTGACCAAGCAGGCCATATTCGCCGTGATCGGCGTCCTGGCCTTCTGGGTCTGCCAGCGGCTGCCGGCCCGCACGTTCCGGGCGCTGGCCCGCCCGGTGCTGGGCTTCGCGATCGCGCTGCTGCTGTTCCTCAACGGCCTCAACGCGCTGGCCGCCGTCCGCGACGTCAAGGTCGTGCGGCTCGGCCCGATCCAGAGCGACCTGCTCTGGCTGCACATCGGCTCCGTCCAGGTGCAGCCGTCCGAGTTCGTCAAGATCGGTCTGATCCTCTGGGCCGCCGACGTGATCAGCCGCAAGGGACCCGCGCTGAGCTACTGGCGTGAGCTGGCCATGCCGCTGTTCCCGGTGGTCGCGCTGCTGTTCGTGCTGGTCGGTTACAACGACCTCGGCACGATGCTGATCCTGCTGGCCATCATGGTCGGCATGCTGTGGGCCGCCGGCGTGCGCATGCGGGTCTTCGCGGGGCTCTCCGCGGTCGGCCTGGTCGGCATCGGCGGGCTCATCGCCGCGGCGTCCCGGGGCGGCGGCTCCGACGGCGAGGACGGGGGCAACTACCGGTTCACCCGGTTGCTGACCTGGTACAACCCGCCCGAGAACTGCGCCTCCAACGACTGCTACCAGGGCATTCAGGCCCGGAACGCGATCGACAATGGCGGCTGGTTCGGGGTCGGGCTCGGTGAGGGCCGGCTCAAGTGGAACTGGCTGCCGGCGGCCGACAACGACTTCATCTTCGCCGTGATCGCCGAGGAGCTGGGCGTGATCGGCTGCGCCGTCGTGCTCGCCCTGTTCGGCGTGCTGGCGTACACCGGCCTGCGGATCGCCCGGCGGATCGACGATCCGTTCCGCCGCCTGGTGGCCGCCGCGCTGACCACCTGGCTGGTGGCCCAGGCGCTGATCAACATCGGTGGGGTGGTCGGCCTCATCCCGATCACCGGCCTGCCGCTGCCGTTCATCTCCGACGGCGGCAGCGCCCTGGTGGTGACCCTGGCCGGCGTCGGCATGCTGGCCTCGTTCGCCCGCGCCGAGCCCGATGCCGCGCGTGCCCTGCATGCCCGCCCGCCGGCCAGGTGGGTCCGACTACTCTGGGCCCCGCTGCCTCCGTTGCCCCAGGCGCCGAAGGCCAGCCGTCCGACGGCGCCCGCCGCCGGACGCGCCGCGCGTGACCGCGCCGGCGTGGGTGGCGAGAGGAGACGGTGA
- the mraY gene encoding phospho-N-acetylmuramoyl-pentapeptide-transferase — MRAVIVAIAVAFLVSLFGTPLAIKVFTRLKAGQPIRADGPQMHMGKKGTPTMGGVVFIVATVIAYVAGHLALTTLPSQQIFQVGPTITALVLLGLLVFCGAVGFIDDFLKVRRRHSGGLNKRGKLLGQLLVGATFGIVALYFPSTMLDTTGSRTNTETVGSTAVSFIREVSWLDIGKVGSVILFVFVVLAATNGVNLTDGLDGLATGASTMVLGAYALIAFWQYRHWCADPTYVKAGADTYCYAVRDPLEIALIAGAAAGACVGFLWWNTSPARIFMGDTGALGLGGLIAGMAMSTRTVLLLPIIGGLFVIITMSVVIQIISFRTTGKRVFRMSPLQHHFELAGWSEVNIVVRFWIIAGIGVAMALGLFYSDFLAAVS, encoded by the coding sequence GTGAGGGCGGTCATCGTCGCCATCGCGGTGGCGTTCCTCGTCTCGCTGTTCGGCACCCCGCTCGCGATCAAGGTGTTCACCCGGCTCAAGGCCGGCCAGCCGATCCGCGCCGACGGCCCGCAGATGCACATGGGCAAGAAGGGCACACCGACGATGGGCGGCGTGGTCTTCATCGTGGCCACCGTCATCGCGTACGTCGCCGGGCACCTCGCGCTGACCACCCTGCCGTCCCAGCAGATCTTCCAGGTCGGCCCGACCATCACCGCGTTGGTGCTGCTGGGCCTGCTGGTCTTCTGCGGCGCCGTGGGCTTCATCGACGACTTCCTCAAGGTCCGCCGGCGGCACAGCGGCGGCCTCAACAAGCGGGGCAAGCTGCTCGGCCAGCTCCTGGTCGGCGCCACCTTCGGCATCGTCGCGCTCTACTTCCCGAGCACGATGCTCGACACGACGGGCAGCCGCACCAACACGGAGACCGTCGGCAGCACCGCGGTCTCGTTCATCCGCGAGGTGAGCTGGCTCGACATCGGCAAGGTCGGCTCGGTGATCCTGTTCGTGTTCGTGGTGCTGGCCGCGACCAACGGCGTCAACCTGACCGACGGGCTGGACGGCCTGGCCACCGGCGCCTCCACGATGGTGCTCGGCGCGTACGCGTTGATCGCGTTCTGGCAGTACCGGCACTGGTGCGCCGACCCGACCTACGTGAAGGCCGGTGCCGACACCTACTGCTACGCCGTACGCGATCCGCTGGAGATAGCCCTGATCGCCGGCGCGGCCGCCGGCGCGTGTGTGGGCTTCCTCTGGTGGAACACCTCGCCGGCCCGGATCTTCATGGGCGACACCGGAGCGCTGGGCCTCGGTGGCCTGATCGCCGGCATGGCGATGTCGACCCGCACCGTGCTGCTGCTGCCGATCATCGGCGGGCTCTTCGTGATCATCACGATGTCGGTGGTCATCCAGATCATCTCGTTCCGGACCACCGGCAAGCGCGTCTTCCGGATGTCGCCGCTCCAGCACCACTTCGAGCTGGCGGGGTGGAGCGAGGTCAACATTGTCGTGCGCTTCTGGATCATCGCCGGGATCGGCGTCGCGATGGCCCTCGGCCTCTTCTACAGCGACTTCCTCGCCGCGGTCAGCTGA
- a CDS encoding YggS family pyridoxal phosphate-dependent enzyme: MSAADDTRRAELAENLARVRARIDAARSAAGRTDDVTLVAVTKTYPAGDVALLADLGVTDIGENKDQEAAPKAAEVGRRVRWHFVGQLQRNKARSVSAYADVVHSVDSVRLAAALDRGAQGHERVLDVLVQVSLDGDPERGGALPDSADPDRGLAGVAGAVAGADALRLAGLMAVAPLGAEPDAAFARLAEIAAAFHVDHPTATVLSAGMSDDLENAIRHGATHVRIGSALLGKRHYLG, encoded by the coding sequence GTGAGTGCTGCTGACGACACCCGGCGGGCCGAGCTGGCGGAGAACCTGGCGCGCGTGCGTGCCCGGATCGACGCCGCCCGGTCCGCCGCCGGCCGTACCGACGACGTGACCCTGGTCGCCGTCACCAAGACCTACCCGGCCGGCGACGTGGCACTGCTGGCCGACCTCGGCGTCACCGACATCGGGGAGAACAAGGACCAGGAGGCGGCGCCCAAGGCGGCCGAGGTGGGTCGGCGGGTGCGCTGGCACTTCGTCGGCCAGCTCCAGCGCAACAAGGCCAGGTCCGTCAGCGCGTACGCCGACGTGGTCCACTCCGTCGACAGCGTCCGCCTGGCGGCGGCGCTCGACCGTGGCGCCCAGGGGCATGAACGGGTGCTCGACGTCCTGGTCCAGGTGAGCCTCGACGGCGACCCGGAGCGGGGCGGCGCGCTGCCCGACTCGGCCGACCCGGACCGGGGCCTCGCCGGCGTCGCCGGGGCGGTGGCGGGCGCCGACGCGCTGCGCCTGGCGGGCCTGATGGCGGTGGCGCCGCTGGGCGCCGAGCCGGACGCGGCGTTCGCCCGGCTGGCCGAGATCGCGGCCGCGTTCCATGTCGATCATCCGACAGCCACGGTCCTGTCGGCGGGAATGTCCGATGACCTGGAAAACGCCATAAGACATGGCGCGACACATGTGCGGATCGGTAGCGCGTTGCTCGGTAAGCGTCACTACCTGGGGTAG
- a CDS encoding FtsQ-type POTRA domain-containing protein: MTVRPGGGAPERRRWTLVRAGSDAMPSSVRRFMQRARRRRLRAVLPWAVGFASLAVLGLLAWLVLGSSLLGVRTVAVDGAALVTPDQVRTAAAVRSGAPLARLDLAAIGARVGTLPAVERATVTRDWPGGLRIVVVERTPEAVVPEGKRFLVVDRFGVAFQELKRRPAHLPLVKIADPRGNVDGTRGAVEVIAALSTPLRRQLVEVSVTGPAQISLKLSGGRTVVWGDASRNADKATVTTALLQRDGKTIDVSDPEVVTIR, translated from the coding sequence ATGACCGTCCGGCCCGGCGGCGGCGCGCCGGAGCGACGCCGCTGGACCCTGGTCCGTGCGGGCAGCGACGCGATGCCGTCGTCGGTGCGCCGGTTCATGCAACGGGCCCGCCGCCGGCGGCTGCGGGCCGTGCTGCCCTGGGCGGTGGGCTTCGCCTCGCTGGCCGTGCTGGGGCTGCTGGCCTGGCTGGTGCTGGGGTCCAGCCTGTTGGGCGTCCGCACGGTCGCCGTCGACGGCGCCGCGCTCGTCACGCCCGACCAGGTGCGCACCGCGGCCGCCGTCCGGTCCGGCGCGCCGCTGGCCCGGCTCGACCTGGCGGCGATCGGCGCGCGCGTCGGCACGCTGCCGGCGGTGGAGCGGGCGACGGTGACCCGTGACTGGCCGGGCGGGCTGCGCATCGTGGTGGTCGAGCGCACGCCCGAGGCCGTCGTGCCGGAGGGCAAACGGTTCCTGGTGGTCGACCGGTTCGGCGTCGCCTTCCAGGAGCTCAAGCGCCGCCCGGCGCACCTGCCGCTGGTGAAGATCGCCGACCCGCGCGGCAACGTCGACGGCACCCGGGGCGCAGTCGAGGTGATCGCCGCCCTCTCGACGCCGTTGCGCCGCCAGCTGGTCGAGGTCAGCGTGACCGGGCCGGCGCAGATCAGCCTCAAGCTCTCCGGCGGCCGCACGGTCGTGTGGGGCGACGCGAGCCGCAACGCCGACAAGGCGACGGTGACCACGGCCCTCCTGCAAAGGGACGGAAAGACGATCGACGTCAGCGATCCCGAGGTCGTCACGATCCGCTGA
- the murF gene encoding UDP-N-acetylmuramoyl-tripeptide--D-alanyl-D-alanine ligase — translation MIGMRLDEVAAAVEGRLAGADPAAVVTGPVEYDSRKPMAGGLFVAFPGEKVDGHEFAAAAVADGAVAVLGTRPVEGVPMVLVDDALAALAGLARAVLSRLPDLSVIGLTGSSGKTTTKDLVAQLTARLGPTVAPAGSLNNELGFPHTVLKADEQTRFLVLEMGARGAGHISYLAGIARPRVGVVLNVGNSHIGEFGSVDNIATAKGELAEAVPVDGVAILNADDERVRKMAVRTRGRVVLVGEAPDADVRADDVTLDSRGQASYTLRVARGSVPVRLRIPGRHQVANTLAAAAVARELGMPLRELGEALGELELRSGRRMDVFDRSDGVTVIDDSYNANPASTSAALRALATIGRGRRTVAVLGYMAELGEFERSGHEEVGRLAAELGVDRLVVVSAAAEAIHDGATAHPGWEGRSVVVGDQAAAIDALRADLRPGDVVLVKGSRYRTWDVVDALRENGTTA, via the coding sequence ATGATCGGCATGCGCCTCGACGAGGTGGCCGCCGCGGTCGAGGGCCGGCTCGCCGGCGCCGATCCGGCCGCCGTGGTGACCGGGCCGGTGGAATACGACTCCCGCAAGCCCATGGCCGGCGGACTGTTCGTCGCGTTCCCCGGCGAGAAGGTCGACGGCCACGAGTTCGCCGCGGCCGCGGTGGCCGACGGCGCGGTCGCGGTGCTCGGCACCCGCCCCGTCGAGGGCGTGCCGATGGTCCTGGTCGACGACGCGCTGGCGGCGCTGGCGGGCCTGGCGCGGGCCGTGCTGTCCCGGCTGCCGGACCTGTCCGTGATCGGGCTGACCGGCTCGTCCGGCAAGACCACCACCAAGGACCTGGTCGCCCAGCTGACCGCCCGGCTGGGCCCGACGGTCGCGCCGGCCGGCTCGCTCAACAACGAGCTCGGCTTCCCGCACACCGTGCTCAAGGCCGACGAGCAGACCCGCTTCCTGGTGCTGGAGATGGGCGCCCGGGGCGCCGGGCACATCAGCTACCTCGCCGGCATCGCCCGGCCGCGGGTCGGCGTGGTGCTCAACGTCGGCAACTCGCACATCGGCGAGTTCGGCTCGGTCGACAACATCGCGACGGCCAAGGGCGAGCTGGCGGAGGCCGTACCCGTGGACGGGGTGGCGATCCTCAACGCCGACGACGAGCGGGTCCGGAAGATGGCCGTGCGCACGCGTGGCCGGGTCGTGCTGGTCGGCGAGGCGCCGGACGCCGACGTGCGAGCCGACGACGTGACGCTCGACTCCCGCGGCCAGGCTTCCTACACGCTGCGGGTGGCCCGGGGCAGCGTGCCCGTGCGGCTGCGGATCCCCGGCCGCCACCAGGTCGCCAACACGCTCGCCGCCGCGGCGGTGGCCCGCGAGCTGGGCATGCCCCTGCGCGAGCTGGGCGAGGCGCTGGGCGAGCTGGAGCTGCGGTCCGGCCGCCGGATGGACGTGTTCGACCGGTCCGACGGCGTGACCGTCATCGACGACTCCTACAACGCCAACCCGGCGTCGACGAGCGCGGCGCTGCGGGCGCTGGCGACCATCGGCAGGGGGCGGCGTACGGTCGCCGTGCTCGGTTACATGGCCGAGCTGGGCGAGTTCGAGCGTTCCGGACACGAAGAGGTCGGGCGGCTCGCCGCCGAGCTGGGCGTCGACCGGCTGGTCGTGGTCAGCGCGGCGGCCGAGGCGATCCACGACGGCGCGACGGCCCATCCGGGCTGGGAAGGCAGGTCGGTGGTGGTGGGCGACCAGGCGGCGGCGATCGACGCGCTGCGGGCCGATCTGCGGCCGGGCGACGTGGTGCTGGTGAAGGGCTCCCGCTACCGCACCTGGGACGTGGTCGACGCGTTGCGTGAGAACGGGACCACGGCGTGA
- the murC gene encoding UDP-N-acetylmuramate--L-alanine ligase → MAGLDIANFTPAGTVAAEELGTVHLIGVGGVGMSGLARLLLTRGIPTSGSELREWPALAGLRALGGTIHMRHVPENLDGVDTVVYSTAIPQDHLELEEARRRGLRIMHRSEALAAAMTGRRTVAVAGTHGKTTTTSMVTLILQHAGFDPSFVIGGEISEVGSNAHHGSGDLFVAEADESDRSFLLYRPFVSIITNIDADHLNTYGDLAGLETAFLEYARLTDPAGFVVTCADNDGTRRLAETLRAEGRRVLTYGVADDADLRLTDVSSSVLGVRYEARLRGEAIGEIRLPVPGGHFGLNSAAALLAAVELGVALPVAVEALGAFPGVRRRFERKGVANGVVVYDEYAYHPVSVTAALETLREVASGGRLVVVFQPYRVYRTRDMEAELAAALALADEAIVLEVFGPGETRGPGEGGVALTAAIGLPAEHKVFVPDWDAVPAEVVRRARPGDLVVTMGAPPSSLLGDELLAALSAADPAVGGTAAGSVSPVAG, encoded by the coding sequence GTGGCAGGGCTTGACATCGCGAACTTCACCCCCGCCGGCACGGTGGCCGCGGAAGAACTGGGCACGGTCCACCTGATCGGCGTGGGTGGCGTCGGCATGAGCGGGCTGGCCCGCCTGCTGCTGACCCGGGGCATCCCGACCTCCGGCAGCGAGCTGCGGGAGTGGCCGGCGCTGGCCGGCCTGCGGGCGCTCGGCGGCACCATCCACATGCGACACGTCCCGGAGAACCTGGACGGCGTCGACACGGTGGTCTACTCCACCGCCATCCCGCAGGACCATCTCGAGCTCGAGGAGGCCCGTCGGCGCGGCCTGCGGATCATGCACCGGTCCGAGGCGCTGGCGGCCGCGATGACCGGCCGGCGCACCGTCGCCGTGGCCGGCACGCACGGCAAGACCACCACCACGTCGATGGTTACGCTGATCCTGCAGCACGCCGGGTTCGACCCGTCGTTCGTGATCGGCGGCGAGATCTCCGAGGTCGGCTCCAACGCCCACCACGGCAGCGGCGACCTGTTCGTGGCCGAGGCGGACGAGAGCGACCGCTCGTTCCTGCTCTACCGGCCGTTCGTGTCGATCATCACGAACATCGACGCCGACCACCTCAACACCTACGGCGACCTGGCGGGGCTCGAGACGGCGTTCCTGGAGTACGCCCGGCTGACCGACCCGGCCGGCTTCGTGGTGACGTGCGCCGACAACGACGGCACCCGGCGGCTGGCCGAGACGCTGCGCGCCGAGGGCCGCCGGGTGCTGACCTACGGCGTGGCCGACGACGCCGACCTGCGGCTGACCGACGTCTCGTCCTCGGTGCTCGGCGTCCGCTACGAGGCGCGGCTGCGGGGCGAGGCGATCGGCGAGATCCGGCTGCCGGTGCCGGGCGGCCACTTCGGGCTCAACAGCGCCGCTGCCCTGCTGGCCGCGGTGGAGCTGGGCGTGGCGCTGCCGGTCGCGGTCGAGGCGCTGGGCGCGTTCCCCGGTGTGCGGCGGCGGTTCGAGCGCAAGGGCGTCGCCAACGGCGTCGTCGTCTACGACGAGTACGCGTACCACCCGGTGTCGGTCACCGCCGCGCTGGAGACGTTGCGCGAGGTGGCGTCCGGTGGCCGGCTCGTGGTGGTGTTCCAGCCCTACCGGGTCTACCGCACCCGCGACATGGAGGCCGAGCTCGCCGCGGCGCTGGCGTTGGCCGACGAGGCGATCGTGCTCGAGGTCTTCGGGCCGGGCGAGACCCGGGGCCCGGGTGAGGGTGGCGTCGCGCTGACCGCGGCGATCGGCCTGCCGGCCGAGCACAAGGTGTTCGTGCCCGACTGGGACGCGGTGCCGGCCGAGGTGGTCCGCCGGGCGCGCCCCGGCGACCTGGTGGTGACGATGGGCGCCCCGCCGAGCTCGCTGCTCGGTGACGAGCTGCTCGCCGCGCTCTCGGCGGCCGACCCGGCCGTGGGTGGCACGGCCGCGGGTTCGGTGTCGCCGGTCGCGGGCTGA